A window of the Cicer arietinum cultivar CDC Frontier isolate Library 1 chromosome 6, Cicar.CDCFrontier_v2.0, whole genome shotgun sequence genome harbors these coding sequences:
- the LOC101514293 gene encoding uncharacterized protein isoform X4, whose amino-acid sequence MSMPKPNQVAVRDLVEEAKKRIVILIVCVVGLSYLMSLTSSSVWVNLPTAASLIIVFRYLSLDYEMKRKAAAYNNKAGSTSIQSSKLPIENPKAVAKFEWRAKVNSPVVEDAIDHFTRHLISEWVTDLWYSRLTPDEEGPEELVQIINGVLGEISGRMRNINLIDFLIRDLVNLICTHLELFRAAHSKIEKQHTGSLTIESRDLELKIVLAAEDKLHPALFSSEAEHKVLQHLMNGLMSVTFKSEDLQCSFFRYTVRELLACAVMRPVLNLANPRFINERIESVVINKTKVNKGVGAAKGVSHTKADESQTSSDHFSKYLDPSVTGVELMQLSNGQSRNAEPSAERNARDNISRDPLLSIDARSSRSWNSLPENSQINGDQGIQRNRSGGEWGDILDVVSRRKTQTLAPEHFENVWAKGKNYQKRDGENQSNEQVPQHPPKGKSAKVDHMKAISGPKEKDTRSKLNPSKGGHINSGYSSQFTVEDASFHGDKNGSTCSSVTSYKGDEHNHSSMQISESESNTSYTSEDDETSAVTGLDSPGTKVWDGRSNRKQAVSYVHHPLENFDNHSTKKKNKSRSRYPRLFRTQSGSKRSRPSDHKTHMWQEVERSSFLSGDGQDILSTSKSLVNSEDSSDGADFESLGRIYSGAAASSSSLISKSESCSLAVSTLKSSSSVDSFYKLRCEVLGANIVKSGSRTFAVYSISVTDVNNNSWSIKRRFRHFEELHRRLKEFPEYHLHLPPKHFLSTGLDVAVIQERSELLDKYLKLAWIRRSHLRRLKSVLKVKRLFCEQEIMLWLME is encoded by the exons ATGAGTATGCCGAAGCCTAATCAGGTTGCAGTTAGAGACCTCGTTGAGGAAGCTAAGAAACGAATTGTTATTCTCatcgtttgtgtcgttggactCTCCTATCTCATGTCAT TGACAAGCTCCTCAGTTTGGGTCAACTTGCCTACTGCAGCCTCCTTAATTATTGTTTTCCGCTATTTATCACTGGATTATGAAATGAAGAGAAAAGCTGCAGCATACAACAATAAAGCAGGCTCCACCAGTATTCAGTCTTCAAAGTTGCCTATCGAAAATCCTAAAGCAGTTGCAAAGTTTGAGTGGCGAGCAAAAGTGAATTCTCCTGTTGTTGAGGATGCAATTGATCACTTCACCAGGCATCTGATTTCTGAGTGGGTAACAGATCTTTGGTACTCTCGCTTAACACCGGACGAAGAGGGTCCTGAGGAGTTGGTGCAAATAATTAATGGTGTGCTTGGTGAAATTTCAGGACGCATGAGAAATATAAATCTGATTGACTTTTTGATAAG GGATCTTGTTAATCTCATTTGCACTCACTTGGAGCTGTTTCGTGCTGCTCACTCAAAGATTGAAAAACAACACACAGGTTCATTAACAATTGAAAGTCGAGATTTGGAACTAAAAATTGTGTTGGCTGCAGAAGACAAATTGCATCCTGCTTTATTCTCTTCTGAAGCTGAGCACAAG GTTTTGCAGCATCTGATGAATGGTCTTATGTCTGTCACTTTCAAGTCTGAGGATTTGCAGTGTTCTTTCTTTCGATATACTGTCAGGGAGCTTCTTGCATGTGCTGTAATGCGACCTGTCCTAAATTTAGCCAATCCAAG ATTTATTAATGAACGAATTGAATCTGTGGTAATTAATAAAACCAAGGTTAACAAGGGTGTTGGTGCAGCAAAAGGGGTATCCCACACTAAAGCAGATGAGTCACAAACTTCATCTGACCATTTTTCCAAGTATTTAGATCCTTCCGTTACTGGTGTTGAGCTTATGCAGCTAAGCAATGGTCAATCCAGAAATGCAGAGCCATCTGCAGAAAGAAATGCTCGTGATAACATTTCTAGAGACCCATTGCTTTCAATTGATGCTCGATCTTCTCGTTCATGGAACTCATTGCCTGAAAACTCCCAAATTAATGGTGACCAAGGTATTCAACGAAATCGCTCAGGAGGAGAGTGGGGAGATATTTTAGATGTCGTTTCTCGAAGAAAGACCCAAACTCTTGCTCCAGAACATTTTGAGAATGTGTGGGCAAAGGGCAAAAATTACCAGAAAAGGGATGGAGAGAACCAGTCAAATGAGCAAGTCCCACAACATCCCCCAAAAGGGAAATCAGCCAAGGTAGATCATATGAAGGCAATATCTGGACCCAAAGAAAAAGATACTAGATCGAAGCTTAATCCCTCTAAGGGAGGCCACATTAATTCTGGATACAGCAGTCAATTCACTGTTGAAGATGCATCCTTTCATGGAGACAAGAACGGATCAACTTGTTCTTCAGTTACCTCATATAAAGGTGATGAGCACAACCACAGTAGTATGCAGATCAGTGAATCAGAGAGCAATACTTCTTATACTTCTGAAGATGATGAAACTAGTGCTGTTACTGGTCTTGATTCCCCTGGAACTAAGGTTTGGGATGGGAGAAGTAATAGAAAGCAAGCTGTTTCTTATGTTCATCACCCacttgaaaattttgataaccACAGtacaaagaagaagaataagagCCGTTCTCGCTATCCAAGATTATTCAGAACCCAGTCTGGCAGTAAAAGGTCTAGACCAAGCGATCACAAAACACATATGTGGCAGGAAGTTGAAAGGTCAAGCTTTTTATCTGGTGATGGTCAAGATATACTTAGCACATCAAAATCACTTGTGAACTCGGAGGATTCCTCTGATGGTGCTGATTTTGAAAGTTTGGGTAGAATTTATAGTGGAGCAGCTGCCTCTTCTTCGTCCTTAATTTCTAAATCAGAATCTTGTAGTTTGGCTGTTAGTACCCTGAAAAGTTCTTCTTCTGTAGATTCCTTTTACAAGTTGAGATGTGAG GTTTTGGGAGCAAATATTGTGAAGAGTGGTTCAAGAACGTTTGCCGTTTACTCTATATCCGTTACAGATGTAAATAATAACAGTTGGTCTATTAAAAGAAG gtTTCGTCATTTTGAGGAGCTGCATCGACGCCTGAAAGAGTTCCCTGAGTATCATCTTCATTTACCACCAAAACATTTTCTGTCAACTGGTTTAGATGTAGCAGTCATTCAAGAGCGGTCTGAATTGCTTGATAAATATTTGAAG ttggCCTGGATACGACGAAGCCATCTGAGAAGACTAAAATCAGTTCTGAAAGTAAAGAGGCTGTTTTGCGAACAAGAAATAATGCTGTGGCTGATGGAGTGA
- the LOC101514293 gene encoding uncharacterized protein isoform X2 — translation MSMPKPNQVAVRDLVEEAKKRIVILIVCVVGLSYLMSLTSSSVWVNLPTAASLIIVFRYLSLDYEMKRKAAAYNNKAGSTSIQSSKLPIENPKAVAKFEWRAKVNSPVVEDAIDHFTRHLISEWVTDLWYSRLTPDEEGPEELVQIINGVLGEISGRMRNINLIDFLIRDLVNLICTHLELFRAAHSKIEKQHTGSLTIESRDLELKIVLAAEDKLHPALFSSEAEHKVLQHLMNGLMSVTFKSEDLQCSFFRYTVRELLACAVMRPVLNLANPRFINERIESVVINKTKVNKGVGAAKGVSHTKADESQTSSDHFSKYLDPSVTGVELMQLSNGQSRNAEPSAERNARDNISRDPLLSIDARSSRSWNSLPENSQINGDQGIQRNRSGGEWGDILDVVSRRKTQTLAPEHFENVWAKGKNYQKRDGENQSNEQVPQHPPKGKSAKVDHMKAISGPKEKDTRSKLNPSKGGHINSGYSSQFTVEDASFHGDKNGSTCSSVTSYKGDEHNHSSMQISESESNTSYTSEDDETSAVTGLDSPGTKVWDGRSNRKQAVSYVHHPLENFDNHSTKKKNKSRSRYPRLFRTQSGSKRSRPSDHKTHMWQEVERSSFLSGDGQDILSTSKSLVNSEDSSDGADFESLGRIYSGAAASSSSLISKSESCSLAVSTLKSSSSVDSFYKLRCEVLGANIVKSGSRTFAVYSISVTDVNNNSWSIKRRFRHFEELHRRLKEFPEYHLHLPPKHFLSTGLDVAVIQERSELLDKYLKVNLTQTFLVGLDTTKPSEKTKISSESKEAVLRTRNNAVADGVRPKVNSMPLSLPTKKNTRESRQSFDNSGSNTDVLAWKSASSPNNLPKSVKGRGSSDVASDVHHDTADTVPTEWVPPNLSVPILDLVDVIFQLQDGGWIRRQAFWVAKQVLQLGMGDAFDDWLLEKILLLRKGSVIASGVTRVEQILWPDGIFLTKHPNRRPPPTSPSQNSPTGHQPTQVSSPRMDDEQQQEADRRAKFVYELMIDNAPPAIVGLVGRKEYEQCARDLYFFLQSSVCMKQLAFDLLEMLLLSAFPELDDVFKQVHEEKHKFGELIK, via the exons ATGAGTATGCCGAAGCCTAATCAGGTTGCAGTTAGAGACCTCGTTGAGGAAGCTAAGAAACGAATTGTTATTCTCatcgtttgtgtcgttggactCTCCTATCTCATGTCAT TGACAAGCTCCTCAGTTTGGGTCAACTTGCCTACTGCAGCCTCCTTAATTATTGTTTTCCGCTATTTATCACTGGATTATGAAATGAAGAGAAAAGCTGCAGCATACAACAATAAAGCAGGCTCCACCAGTATTCAGTCTTCAAAGTTGCCTATCGAAAATCCTAAAGCAGTTGCAAAGTTTGAGTGGCGAGCAAAAGTGAATTCTCCTGTTGTTGAGGATGCAATTGATCACTTCACCAGGCATCTGATTTCTGAGTGGGTAACAGATCTTTGGTACTCTCGCTTAACACCGGACGAAGAGGGTCCTGAGGAGTTGGTGCAAATAATTAATGGTGTGCTTGGTGAAATTTCAGGACGCATGAGAAATATAAATCTGATTGACTTTTTGATAAG GGATCTTGTTAATCTCATTTGCACTCACTTGGAGCTGTTTCGTGCTGCTCACTCAAAGATTGAAAAACAACACACAGGTTCATTAACAATTGAAAGTCGAGATTTGGAACTAAAAATTGTGTTGGCTGCAGAAGACAAATTGCATCCTGCTTTATTCTCTTCTGAAGCTGAGCACAAG GTTTTGCAGCATCTGATGAATGGTCTTATGTCTGTCACTTTCAAGTCTGAGGATTTGCAGTGTTCTTTCTTTCGATATACTGTCAGGGAGCTTCTTGCATGTGCTGTAATGCGACCTGTCCTAAATTTAGCCAATCCAAG ATTTATTAATGAACGAATTGAATCTGTGGTAATTAATAAAACCAAGGTTAACAAGGGTGTTGGTGCAGCAAAAGGGGTATCCCACACTAAAGCAGATGAGTCACAAACTTCATCTGACCATTTTTCCAAGTATTTAGATCCTTCCGTTACTGGTGTTGAGCTTATGCAGCTAAGCAATGGTCAATCCAGAAATGCAGAGCCATCTGCAGAAAGAAATGCTCGTGATAACATTTCTAGAGACCCATTGCTTTCAATTGATGCTCGATCTTCTCGTTCATGGAACTCATTGCCTGAAAACTCCCAAATTAATGGTGACCAAGGTATTCAACGAAATCGCTCAGGAGGAGAGTGGGGAGATATTTTAGATGTCGTTTCTCGAAGAAAGACCCAAACTCTTGCTCCAGAACATTTTGAGAATGTGTGGGCAAAGGGCAAAAATTACCAGAAAAGGGATGGAGAGAACCAGTCAAATGAGCAAGTCCCACAACATCCCCCAAAAGGGAAATCAGCCAAGGTAGATCATATGAAGGCAATATCTGGACCCAAAGAAAAAGATACTAGATCGAAGCTTAATCCCTCTAAGGGAGGCCACATTAATTCTGGATACAGCAGTCAATTCACTGTTGAAGATGCATCCTTTCATGGAGACAAGAACGGATCAACTTGTTCTTCAGTTACCTCATATAAAGGTGATGAGCACAACCACAGTAGTATGCAGATCAGTGAATCAGAGAGCAATACTTCTTATACTTCTGAAGATGATGAAACTAGTGCTGTTACTGGTCTTGATTCCCCTGGAACTAAGGTTTGGGATGGGAGAAGTAATAGAAAGCAAGCTGTTTCTTATGTTCATCACCCacttgaaaattttgataaccACAGtacaaagaagaagaataagagCCGTTCTCGCTATCCAAGATTATTCAGAACCCAGTCTGGCAGTAAAAGGTCTAGACCAAGCGATCACAAAACACATATGTGGCAGGAAGTTGAAAGGTCAAGCTTTTTATCTGGTGATGGTCAAGATATACTTAGCACATCAAAATCACTTGTGAACTCGGAGGATTCCTCTGATGGTGCTGATTTTGAAAGTTTGGGTAGAATTTATAGTGGAGCAGCTGCCTCTTCTTCGTCCTTAATTTCTAAATCAGAATCTTGTAGTTTGGCTGTTAGTACCCTGAAAAGTTCTTCTTCTGTAGATTCCTTTTACAAGTTGAGATGTGAG GTTTTGGGAGCAAATATTGTGAAGAGTGGTTCAAGAACGTTTGCCGTTTACTCTATATCCGTTACAGATGTAAATAATAACAGTTGGTCTATTAAAAGAAG gtTTCGTCATTTTGAGGAGCTGCATCGACGCCTGAAAGAGTTCCCTGAGTATCATCTTCATTTACCACCAAAACATTTTCTGTCAACTGGTTTAGATGTAGCAGTCATTCAAGAGCGGTCTGAATTGCTTGATAAATATTTGAAGGTCAACTTAACTCAGACTTTTTTAG ttggCCTGGATACGACGAAGCCATCTGAGAAGACTAAAATCAGTTCTGAAAGTAAAGAGGCTGTTTTGCGAACAAGAAATAATGCTGTGGCTGATGGAGTGAGGCCAAAAGTAAATAGCATGCCTCTTTCTCTACCAACAAAAAAGAATACACGGGAATCTAGACAGTCATTTGACAACTCTGGAAGCAACACAGATGTTCTAGCCTGGAAGAGTGCATCTTCTCCCAATAACTTGCCGAAGTCAGTGAAAGGGAGAGGTAGTTCAGACGTGGCCTCCGATGTGCACCATGATACTGCTGACACTGTTCCAACAGAG TGGGTGCCACCAAATTTAAGCGTGCCCATATTAGATCTGGTTGATGTTATCTTCCAGCTGCAAGATGGTGGATGGATTAG GAGGCAGGCTTTCTGGGTTGCTAAACAAGTCTTACAACTAGGAATGGGTGATGCCTTTGATGATTGGTTGTTAGAGAAAATTCTGCTTCTCCGAAAGGGATCAGTGATTGCTTCAGGGGTCACGCGAGTTGAGCAA ATACTCTGGCCTGATGGAATTTTCCTAACCAAGCATCCTAATCGACGACCACCACCTACCAGTCCATCTCAGAACTCACCTACTGGACATCAACCTACACAAGTGTCTTCTCCAAGGATGGACGATGAGCAGCAACAGGAGGCAGATCGGCGTGCAAAGTTTGTATATGAGCTAATGATTG ATAATGCACCACCAGCAATTGTAGGTCTTGTTGGAAGGAAAGAGTATGAACAATGTGCTAGGGATCTTTACTTTTTTCTTCAG TCATCTGTTTGCATGAAGCAGCTAGCTTTTGACCTCCTGGAGATGCTGCTTTTGTCAGCATTTCCAGAACTTGATGATGTATTCAAGCAGGTGCATGAAGAAAAGCATAAATTTGGCGAGTTGATAAAGTAA
- the LOC101514293 gene encoding uncharacterized protein isoform X1, which yields MSMPKPNQVAVRDLVEEAKKRIVILIVCVVGLSYLMSLTSSSVWVNLPTAASLIIVFRYLSLDYEMKRKAAAYNNKAGSTSIQSSKLPIENPKAVAKFEWRAKVNSPVVEDAIDHFTRHLISEWVTDLWYSRLTPDEEGPEELVQIINGVLGEISGRMRNINLIDFLIRDLVNLICTHLELFRAAHSKIEKQHTGSLTIESRDLELKIVLAAEDKLHPALFSSEAEHKVLQHLMNGLMSVTFKSEDLQCSFFRYTVRELLACAVMRPVLNLANPRFINERIESVVINKTKVNKGVGAAKGVSHTKADESQTSSDHFSKYLDPSVTGVELMQLSNGQSRNAEPSAERNARDNISRDPLLSIDARSSRSWNSLPENSQINGDQGIQRNRSGGEWGDILDVVSRRKTQTLAPEHFENVWAKGKNYQKRDGENQSNEQVPQHPPKGKSAKVDHMKAISGPKEKDTRSKLNPSKGGHINSGYSSQFTVEDASFHGDKNGSTCSSVTSYKGDEHNHSSMQISESESNTSYTSEDDETSAVTGLDSPGTKVWDGRSNRKQAVSYVHHPLENFDNHSTKKKNKSRSRYPRLFRTQSGSKRSRPSDHKTHMWQEVERSSFLSGDGQDILSTSKSLVNSEDSSDGADFESLGRIYSGAAASSSSLISKSESCSLAVSTLKSSSSVDSFYKLRCEVLGANIVKSGSRTFAVYSISVTDVNNNSWSIKRRFRHFEELHRRLKEFPEYHLHLPPKHFLSTGLDVAVIQERSELLDKYLKKLMQLPTVSESIELWDFLSVDSQTYIFSNSFSIMETLPVGLDTTKPSEKTKISSESKEAVLRTRNNAVADGVRPKVNSMPLSLPTKKNTRESRQSFDNSGSNTDVLAWKSASSPNNLPKSVKGRGSSDVASDVHHDTADTVPTEWVPPNLSVPILDLVDVIFQLQDGGWIRRQAFWVAKQVLQLGMGDAFDDWLLEKILLLRKGSVIASGVTRVEQILWPDGIFLTKHPNRRPPPTSPSQNSPTGHQPTQVSSPRMDDEQQQEADRRAKFVYELMIDNAPPAIVGLVGRKEYEQCARDLYFFLQSSVCMKQLAFDLLEMLLLSAFPELDDVFKQVHEEKHKFGELIK from the exons ATGAGTATGCCGAAGCCTAATCAGGTTGCAGTTAGAGACCTCGTTGAGGAAGCTAAGAAACGAATTGTTATTCTCatcgtttgtgtcgttggactCTCCTATCTCATGTCAT TGACAAGCTCCTCAGTTTGGGTCAACTTGCCTACTGCAGCCTCCTTAATTATTGTTTTCCGCTATTTATCACTGGATTATGAAATGAAGAGAAAAGCTGCAGCATACAACAATAAAGCAGGCTCCACCAGTATTCAGTCTTCAAAGTTGCCTATCGAAAATCCTAAAGCAGTTGCAAAGTTTGAGTGGCGAGCAAAAGTGAATTCTCCTGTTGTTGAGGATGCAATTGATCACTTCACCAGGCATCTGATTTCTGAGTGGGTAACAGATCTTTGGTACTCTCGCTTAACACCGGACGAAGAGGGTCCTGAGGAGTTGGTGCAAATAATTAATGGTGTGCTTGGTGAAATTTCAGGACGCATGAGAAATATAAATCTGATTGACTTTTTGATAAG GGATCTTGTTAATCTCATTTGCACTCACTTGGAGCTGTTTCGTGCTGCTCACTCAAAGATTGAAAAACAACACACAGGTTCATTAACAATTGAAAGTCGAGATTTGGAACTAAAAATTGTGTTGGCTGCAGAAGACAAATTGCATCCTGCTTTATTCTCTTCTGAAGCTGAGCACAAG GTTTTGCAGCATCTGATGAATGGTCTTATGTCTGTCACTTTCAAGTCTGAGGATTTGCAGTGTTCTTTCTTTCGATATACTGTCAGGGAGCTTCTTGCATGTGCTGTAATGCGACCTGTCCTAAATTTAGCCAATCCAAG ATTTATTAATGAACGAATTGAATCTGTGGTAATTAATAAAACCAAGGTTAACAAGGGTGTTGGTGCAGCAAAAGGGGTATCCCACACTAAAGCAGATGAGTCACAAACTTCATCTGACCATTTTTCCAAGTATTTAGATCCTTCCGTTACTGGTGTTGAGCTTATGCAGCTAAGCAATGGTCAATCCAGAAATGCAGAGCCATCTGCAGAAAGAAATGCTCGTGATAACATTTCTAGAGACCCATTGCTTTCAATTGATGCTCGATCTTCTCGTTCATGGAACTCATTGCCTGAAAACTCCCAAATTAATGGTGACCAAGGTATTCAACGAAATCGCTCAGGAGGAGAGTGGGGAGATATTTTAGATGTCGTTTCTCGAAGAAAGACCCAAACTCTTGCTCCAGAACATTTTGAGAATGTGTGGGCAAAGGGCAAAAATTACCAGAAAAGGGATGGAGAGAACCAGTCAAATGAGCAAGTCCCACAACATCCCCCAAAAGGGAAATCAGCCAAGGTAGATCATATGAAGGCAATATCTGGACCCAAAGAAAAAGATACTAGATCGAAGCTTAATCCCTCTAAGGGAGGCCACATTAATTCTGGATACAGCAGTCAATTCACTGTTGAAGATGCATCCTTTCATGGAGACAAGAACGGATCAACTTGTTCTTCAGTTACCTCATATAAAGGTGATGAGCACAACCACAGTAGTATGCAGATCAGTGAATCAGAGAGCAATACTTCTTATACTTCTGAAGATGATGAAACTAGTGCTGTTACTGGTCTTGATTCCCCTGGAACTAAGGTTTGGGATGGGAGAAGTAATAGAAAGCAAGCTGTTTCTTATGTTCATCACCCacttgaaaattttgataaccACAGtacaaagaagaagaataagagCCGTTCTCGCTATCCAAGATTATTCAGAACCCAGTCTGGCAGTAAAAGGTCTAGACCAAGCGATCACAAAACACATATGTGGCAGGAAGTTGAAAGGTCAAGCTTTTTATCTGGTGATGGTCAAGATATACTTAGCACATCAAAATCACTTGTGAACTCGGAGGATTCCTCTGATGGTGCTGATTTTGAAAGTTTGGGTAGAATTTATAGTGGAGCAGCTGCCTCTTCTTCGTCCTTAATTTCTAAATCAGAATCTTGTAGTTTGGCTGTTAGTACCCTGAAAAGTTCTTCTTCTGTAGATTCCTTTTACAAGTTGAGATGTGAG GTTTTGGGAGCAAATATTGTGAAGAGTGGTTCAAGAACGTTTGCCGTTTACTCTATATCCGTTACAGATGTAAATAATAACAGTTGGTCTATTAAAAGAAG gtTTCGTCATTTTGAGGAGCTGCATCGACGCCTGAAAGAGTTCCCTGAGTATCATCTTCATTTACCACCAAAACATTTTCTGTCAACTGGTTTAGATGTAGCAGTCATTCAAGAGCGGTCTGAATTGCTTGATAAATATTTGAAG AAACTTATGCAGCTACCTACAGTTTCAGAATCAATTGAACTATGGGACTTTCTGAGTGTTGACTCTCAG acgtacatattctcaaattcttTTTCTATCATGGAAACGTTACCAG ttggCCTGGATACGACGAAGCCATCTGAGAAGACTAAAATCAGTTCTGAAAGTAAAGAGGCTGTTTTGCGAACAAGAAATAATGCTGTGGCTGATGGAGTGAGGCCAAAAGTAAATAGCATGCCTCTTTCTCTACCAACAAAAAAGAATACACGGGAATCTAGACAGTCATTTGACAACTCTGGAAGCAACACAGATGTTCTAGCCTGGAAGAGTGCATCTTCTCCCAATAACTTGCCGAAGTCAGTGAAAGGGAGAGGTAGTTCAGACGTGGCCTCCGATGTGCACCATGATACTGCTGACACTGTTCCAACAGAG TGGGTGCCACCAAATTTAAGCGTGCCCATATTAGATCTGGTTGATGTTATCTTCCAGCTGCAAGATGGTGGATGGATTAG GAGGCAGGCTTTCTGGGTTGCTAAACAAGTCTTACAACTAGGAATGGGTGATGCCTTTGATGATTGGTTGTTAGAGAAAATTCTGCTTCTCCGAAAGGGATCAGTGATTGCTTCAGGGGTCACGCGAGTTGAGCAA ATACTCTGGCCTGATGGAATTTTCCTAACCAAGCATCCTAATCGACGACCACCACCTACCAGTCCATCTCAGAACTCACCTACTGGACATCAACCTACACAAGTGTCTTCTCCAAGGATGGACGATGAGCAGCAACAGGAGGCAGATCGGCGTGCAAAGTTTGTATATGAGCTAATGATTG ATAATGCACCACCAGCAATTGTAGGTCTTGTTGGAAGGAAAGAGTATGAACAATGTGCTAGGGATCTTTACTTTTTTCTTCAG TCATCTGTTTGCATGAAGCAGCTAGCTTTTGACCTCCTGGAGATGCTGCTTTTGTCAGCATTTCCAGAACTTGATGATGTATTCAAGCAGGTGCATGAAGAAAAGCATAAATTTGGCGAGTTGATAAAGTAA